A single Syntrophorhabdus sp. DNA region contains:
- a CDS encoding PAS domain S-box protein — protein sequence YLEGIRIGDSGYAWLVSKEGVELYCPVPGHIGRSVFENCKDFPSIITMAREMTRGGQGTTTYRYDMIRDKRVTTEVKHAVYLPINVVNTYWSIVVATPDREVVGAVARFRTRLLVIFGILIVFGIPSSYFGARAWRILAEEEKRKEAEESLRESEERYRTLFDTSGDALFILSTDLTPIDVNPAAMRMFGFPGRKEFMGRTVADGSPKYQSDGSLSSVKAMEMADMALERGSHFFEWTSKRTDGTEFPSHVLLSKMTYQGKEVLQVSVRDISAQRAAEKERLEMEKRVLRSQKLESLGVLAGGLAHEFNNILTVIQAGLEIVQVEAEKGLPVTISYIDGALDASKKAAHLTAKMLAYAGKSVISVKRKVDLTAITQTSLALCGASIGDNVEVRLDVAVDLPGVNADANQIQQIVINLITNSLEAIGPEKGSITARTGVEECDEKRLSASAAEDSQCVPGRFVFLEVADTGCGIDEVDRKHLFEPFYTTRFLGRGLGLPAILGIVRSHKGAIFVDSVPGKGRTFQVLFPAGE from the coding sequence CTATCTCGAAGGCATACGAATAGGCGATTCGGGCTATGCCTGGCTTGTCTCGAAGGAGGGGGTGGAACTCTACTGCCCGGTCCCGGGCCACATCGGAAGATCCGTGTTCGAGAACTGCAAAGATTTCCCCTCCATTATCACCATGGCACGGGAGATGACAAGGGGCGGACAGGGAACGACCACATACCGGTACGATATGATCCGGGATAAAAGGGTGACGACAGAGGTGAAACATGCCGTGTATCTCCCCATCAACGTGGTCAACACATATTGGTCCATCGTGGTGGCGACGCCCGACAGGGAAGTAGTCGGAGCGGTGGCGAGGTTCAGGACGAGACTGCTCGTTATCTTCGGGATCCTTATCGTTTTCGGCATTCCCTCGTCCTACTTCGGTGCGCGGGCGTGGAGGATCCTGGCGGAAGAGGAGAAGCGAAAGGAGGCGGAAGAGTCTCTCAGGGAGAGCGAGGAACGCTACAGAACCCTTTTTGACACCTCCGGTGACGCCCTGTTCATTCTTTCGACCGACCTGACCCCCATCGATGTCAACCCCGCGGCGATGCGGATGTTTGGTTTTCCCGGCAGGAAAGAGTTCATGGGACGGACCGTTGCCGATGGTTCGCCGAAGTATCAGTCCGACGGTTCCCTGTCCTCGGTCAAGGCGATGGAAATGGCGGATATGGCCCTCGAGAGGGGATCGCACTTCTTCGAGTGGACCAGCAAGAGGACCGACGGGACGGAGTTTCCCTCCCACGTCCTGCTCTCGAAAATGACCTATCAGGGAAAAGAGGTCCTCCAGGTGTCGGTTCGGGACATCAGCGCGCAGCGAGCGGCCGAAAAGGAACGGCTGGAAATGGAAAAGAGGGTCCTTCGCTCACAGAAACTGGAGAGTCTCGGGGTGCTGGCGGGAGGGTTGGCCCACGAATTCAACAACATTCTGACCGTGATCCAGGCAGGTCTGGAGATCGTTCAGGTGGAGGCGGAAAAGGGGCTCCCCGTCACGATCTCCTATATCGACGGGGCCCTTGACGCATCGAAGAAGGCTGCCCATCTCACCGCGAAGATGCTGGCCTACGCGGGCAAATCCGTCATTTCCGTGAAGAGGAAAGTGGATCTCACTGCGATCACGCAAACAAGCCTGGCCCTTTGCGGTGCATCCATCGGGGATAATGTCGAGGTCCGTCTCGACGTGGCCGTGGACCTGCCCGGGGTCAACGCCGACGCGAATCAGATCCAGCAGATAGTCATCAACCTTATCACGAATTCCCTCGAGGCCATAGGGCCGGAGAAGGGGTCCATCACCGCGAGGACCGGCGTTGAGGAGTGCGACGAGAAGCGTTTGAGTGCAAGTGCGGCAGAGGACAGTCAGTGCGTGCCGGGACGCTTTGTCTTCCTCGAGGTGGCCGATACGGGCTGCGGCATTGATGAGGTCGACAGGAAACACCTCTTCGAGCCCTTCTACACGACGAGATTCCTGGGCAGGGGCCTCGGCCTGCCGGCGATACTGGGGATAGTGCGGTCCCACAAGGGCGCCATCTTCGTGGACAGCGTCCCGGGCAAGGGGAGGACCTTCCAGGTTCTTTTCCCCGCCGGGGAATGA
- a CDS encoding geranylgeranyl reductase family protein yields the protein MIVGAGPGGATFARKSALEGFKTLLIEKESFPRSKVCGGGVTPAVRHLLDFDHHDVVERTVRGITFLTRDEPQNCTWYPDDMAVDMVSRREFDHHLVKQAVNAGAVFAERTKVISVRESTRSVTIVTDGGDEISASVVVGADGARSVVAASTGLGRGYGGIALEAEIYPRDRNVLDEHGDRAVFGFGFIPRGYGWIFPKKDHFSVGIGTTRESMPGLVSLYRRFRARFDFLNEADEGERRGWFIPFCKDSGPINTHRTCLVGDSARLVDPFSGEGIYYAVLSAAIAAETVFQELREKGRLSQRYTKEVRKRITKDYGYARWCFDIFYASPSFFYKKPRVIRALTRLSNKEIRYRDIFRELRRG from the coding sequence GTGATCGTTGGCGCCGGACCGGGCGGGGCAACATTTGCCCGGAAGAGCGCGCTCGAGGGATTCAAGACCCTCCTCATCGAAAAGGAATCCTTTCCCAGGAGCAAGGTATGCGGAGGCGGCGTCACCCCGGCCGTACGGCATCTTTTGGACTTCGATCATCACGACGTGGTTGAACGGACGGTCAGGGGTATCACCTTCCTTACCCGCGATGAACCTCAGAACTGTACCTGGTATCCCGATGACATGGCAGTCGATATGGTGTCGCGCAGGGAATTCGACCATCATCTCGTCAAGCAGGCGGTCAACGCCGGAGCGGTCTTCGCCGAGAGAACAAAGGTCATCTCCGTGCGGGAGTCAACGAGGAGCGTGACCATCGTCACCGACGGGGGTGATGAGATCTCCGCTTCCGTCGTCGTCGGCGCTGATGGCGCGCGAAGCGTGGTGGCTGCCAGTACCGGTCTTGGGAGAGGCTACGGCGGCATCGCCCTCGAGGCGGAGATCTATCCCCGCGACAGGAACGTTCTCGACGAGCACGGCGACAGGGCGGTCTTCGGGTTCGGCTTCATACCCAGGGGATATGGCTGGATCTTTCCGAAGAAAGACCACTTCTCCGTGGGCATAGGCACCACACGGGAAAGCATGCCCGGATTGGTCTCCCTGTACCGCCGGTTCAGGGCTCGCTTCGATTTTTTGAACGAGGCCGACGAGGGCGAGCGCAGGGGTTGGTTCATACCATTCTGTAAGGACTCGGGACCCATAAACACACACAGGACATGTCTTGTAGGCGATTCTGCCCGCCTCGTGGACCCTTTCAGCGGGGAAGGGATATACTACGCCGTACTCAGCGCGGCCATTGCCGCCGAGACCGTCTTTCAGGAACTGCGGGAAAAAGGCCGCCTGTCCCAGAGGTACACAAAGGAAGTGAGGAAACGCATCACGAAGGACTACGGCTACGCACGATGGTGCTTTGACATCTTCTACGCGTCGCCGTCCTTCTTCTATAAGAAGCCCAGGGTCATTCGTGCCCTCACACGTCTCTCCAACAAGGAGATCCGCTACCGCGACATCTTCAGGGAACTGCGCAGGGGGTAG